The nucleotide sequence GCTGCGGAACCAAAAGAGGTCGCAGCAATGGAGATcccgcagcagcagcagcagattcAAGTCGATCTGGGTAATCTCATGGCCTTCGACCCTCATCACAGCTTCCCCTCTAATCCCTCCTCCaggtaattatttattttttttttttttttttttttttttttttgatataatTCTGTGTTTGTAACTGTTTGTGCTCTGagaaattattgaaaatttataattttggaaattgggttttttatttggATTAGTCCCAGTAGTCAAGTTGCAGTCTTTAAGTTAAATAGTGAATTTTTTACACTATGCTGATAGGTTTTTGTTCAGTGGGTGAAATTCtgatttggttttttgttttttgtttttattaatttagggAGGAATTAGTGAAGGAATGTATAACGAAAGGGACTGAGTTGGTTCAAGCTATTGCAAATAGTCTTTTCAACTTACCTTCAACTGAAGATATAGACGGTCCAATTGTGCAATTgccccgtcccgaaactaaacTGCCAAGACAGAAGCATGTAAGTCATTCCTCTTAGTTTATGATTCTccaatgacatttttttttataggtttTGATCATGCATATTAACATTGGATAGTGAATACATGATTCACAATCTGTTGTTTGAAAAGAAGTGAAATGGTAGTTTTAGGTAACTGTCGAAATTTTTGGTGATCCCCCTTAATTGGTTGACTAGAATGTTAGCGTATGCAAAAGGGCTGTTGATGCTGCTGGTTTTTTTCTGTAACCGATTTAAGAGTTGCTATTGTATTCTTAGCATAAACGTCTGACTGCCAATGGCATATTCTTTTGTTCTCTACAGCTTCCAGTGCCTAAACCTCCAACGAAATGGGAAACTTTTGCCAAAACAAAAGGTTGGTCATTACTGTATGAGTTGAATAGTACCtttcttctgtttcttttttctttcgtCGTTCCCCCCTTAAGACTCTGTTTAGAGTTTCTCATGTGGGCATTTGGGCCTTGAGAAATATAGTTGGATTTAAGATTTTGAGAAATTGGATTATCCTTAAGCTGAACTTATGTGTTGGTTATATTATTTTGATATGTATCGCAGGTATCAAGAATCGTAAAAGAGACAAGATTGCATATGATGAGCCGACTGAAACTTGGAAACGTCGCTTTGGATATGATCGTGCAAATGATGAGAATAGTCTACCTATCATTGAGGCGAAGGAGACTGATGGTAATTGTTTCAAAATCTTAAAGCTTTCAGAAagtcattattttcttttgtaagCACTGAAATGCATGATTCGAAAGTTATCTTTCTGCTCTCGTTACTTTTTTTCAGTGCCAGGGGAGGATCCTTTTGCTAAAAGGCAAGaggataaaaagaaaagagttgaaaaacAAGACAAGAATAGGTTGCAGAACTTGAAGCAAGCTGCAAAAGTCGGTGCATTACCAAGGTATGCCCTTCTACTTCTCCATATTATTCAAAACATAGATGGCTCGTCACTAGTTAAAGTAGAAAACCAGTTAGCTGCTTAGACATCCAATTTGGTAATCAATAACTACAAAACGATATAAGATAGCGTTTATATTGGAAATTCACACTTTGGGAAAGTTTCAGTGATCTTAGATGTTTCCTTTCCATTGCACAGCATAATCTAACTAAACTCTTTCTACAGCCATGTTCAAC is from Pyrus communis chromosome 10, drPyrComm1.1, whole genome shotgun sequence and encodes:
- the LOC137748618 gene encoding ribosome biogenesis regulatory protein homolog produces the protein MEIPQQQQQIQVDLGNLMAFDPHHSFPSNPSSREELVKECITKGTELVQAIANSLFNLPSTEDIDGPIVQLPRPETKLPRQKHLPVPKPPTKWETFAKTKGIKNRKRDKIAYDEPTETWKRRFGYDRANDENSLPIIEAKETDVPGEDPFAKRQEDKKKRVEKQDKNRLQNLKQAAKVGALPSHVQLAATRLPITGTQSATKKFSKDELGNVAGIAATATASGGKFDKKLPGEKPPKHKGKFRKFLPVVEGKGKHSQEQEQTDKVLNKLISKNSHEIFNVDKAVNMYNVKKDKKRKNKPGMSSSTLKPKKNIQKKPLKKGSSSKGKGK